ATCTTACAATATTTAAGCTGTGATGCAAAATATCAATTTGCCAACAATTATCTTTATCTCTTTTTTGTTACTATCCGAGAAGAAAGGGAAAACTTCATAATTATCCATTGGACTAATTACTCCCCACCTACTACCACGTTATCAATGCGTAAACTAGGTCCAGCGCACCCCACCGCTAATCCTGATTGCCCACCTTTTCCACAACCACCTGACTCATCCCAAAGAAAATCATCCCCAAGAGCGGTAATATTAGCCAAAGTTTTAAACACATTACCGGATAGAGTAACATTTTTAACAGGTTCAGCGATGTGACTATCACGAATCATCCACGCTTCTCCGGCAGTGAAAGTAAACATTTCCCCATTTGTCATCCCCCCTAACCAATTACGGGCGTAAACACCCTCATGAATGTTAGAAAATAAGTCTTTCACAGGAGTTGTGCCACGCCCTATCCAAGTATTAGTCATGCGCACGATGGGAGGAAAATGGTAATTTAAACAGCGCCCGTTACCCGTTGCCGACTCCCCTAATTTTCCCGCCGTTTCCCTCGAATGTAAGCGCCCCACTAAAACCCCATCTTTAATTAATTGAGTGTTAGTAGCTGGTGTACCCTCATCATCATAATAATAACTACCTCGATGCCCTTGGGAGAGCGCACCGTCAAAAATTTGTAAAAAATCAGCCCCAAAACGGCGCCCCATGGTCATTACTTCCAATAAATCAGGATTTTCATAAGCCATATCAGCCTCAGAAAGATGCCCAAAAGCCTCATGAACAAACAAACCCGTTAAAATGGGGTCGATCACTACCGTGTAATTTCCACCCTTAACAGAGGGATAATTCAGGGCATTGACGGCACGGCGAGGGGCGCTCTCCACCTGTGCATCTAAATTAAGTAAATCTTCATAACCATTTCTCGTGCCAGTGGTTTCCCTACCCGTTTGAATCAAATCCCCCTGTTTAGCCGTGGCACTAAAACGCATTTCGCTATCAATCCAAGATTGCTCAATCATGCTACCGTCAGAAGTAGCCAAAATAATTTTTTGCTCACTATCGTAATAACTCACCGTGGCGGAAGTGATGGAGTCATGATAATTTTTGAGCCTATTATAGTAATTATTTACTAAGTTTTTTTTATCAATAAGAGGAATAAGACGGGGATTAGTGCCAGTGAGGGGTAATTGACAGGATACTTGAACAGGGGTGACGGGCGCTAGGGTAGTTTTATCATCCCCCACCATACGAGCAAAACTAATGGCATCCTCTACCCTCTGCTTCAAATCAGCAAGATTATTAAAACTGGCGAAACCCCAACCACCACGAAAACAAGCCCTAACTTGCCCACCAATAGAAGTAGTTTCGCTCAAAGTTTCCAAATTACCGTTTCTAAGGGTAATATTAGAACCAGTGGCATTCTCCAAACGAATGCTTAAAAAATCCACTTTTGAGCCATAGTGGTTAATTAAATCGGCTAATTGATTGCAATAATCATTCATAAGCTAGTTTGCATTTAAGTTTACTGGTGGAGGTAGGCAAGAGTTAATGGGTAAGAATTTGAGTCATAAAACAAGGGGTTTAAACAATCTATAATGGGATACCAAATAATGGCATAAATGAGTTTGAGTCATAAAACAAGGGGTTTAAACCCCTTATTACTAAAAACGGTAAGTTAAATGCGTCTTGGCTTCAATGAGTATAAATGTCAAATTTTTAAAATCTCGTCTTCATTACCTTTGCGACTTTGTACCTTTGCGAGAAAAAATCCATTAACAAAGGGTTTAACCCTTGCCAAGAAATAATTAAGCCGAGAAAGAAGTACCACAACCACAAGTTTGAGTAGCATTAGGGTTAGTAAACTTAAAACCACCATCCATCAAAGCATTACTATAGTCCAAAACTAGACCATAGAGATATAACATACTTTTGCGGTCACAAATAATTTTAAAACCGTCATAGTCAAAAACCTCATCAATATCCGTCATATTATTAATGTTTTCAAAATCCATCAAGTAAGACATGCCAGAACAACCGCCCTGTCTTACTCCTACCCTCAAACATAAGTCATCATTGCCCTGCTGTTGCTTTAACTGTAAAACGTGTTTAAGGGCATTTTCTGTTAATTGAATGCCTTTTTTGGAAATAGTTGCTTCTGCCATTTTTTTCAACAGTTAAATTTTTTATGTTTATCAACACTATTTTAACTATATCTTTATGAAATTTTCTTCAACTTTCTAAGACTAATTGTTAAAATGTTAAAAAAGTTTACTTTAATATTTTTAATAAGAATCTTTGTTATTATGACAATGGAAACCCTTGAGTTTATCATCTATCCTGATGGTCGAGTTAAAGAAAAAGTCACGGGAATTGAAGGAAAATCGTGCGCTGAAGTCACAGCAGCTATTGAGGCTCAATTAGGAATAGTAGTAAGCTCTCAAAAAACTTCTGAATATTATCAAGAAAATATTGCAATAACTAATCAAAACCATAATAAAAATTGGTAGAATCTTAAATATAATTTTTTTTTAATCAGATTCGTTCACCCTAGCTTTTTAAAAATATGTCACACTTTAGTAGTATCAAGACCAAAATTCGCAATCTAACCTCCTTAAAATCTGCCCTCAAAGATTTAGATATTGACTGGAAAGAAGGTCCAGCGCCCGTCAGAGGTTATCAAGGACAAACCAACGAGGCACAATTAGTAATTACCCAAGAAAATAATTATGACATTGGTTTTAGCTGGAATGGCTCAGAGTATGAGTTAGTGGCTGATTTGCAATACTGGCAACAACCTTGGACTGTGGACGGTTTTTTACAGCGTGTTACTCAAGGCTATGCTTTACACACCGTGTTGAGTGAATCTAGTCAACAAGGATTTAATGTGACTGAAAAGCAAAAAAATGAGGATGGTTCAATTCGTTTAGTAGTACAACGTTGGAGTTAATTTCCTAATTTTGGCAAGGGGTTTAAACCCCTTGTTGGTTGTCTTGTCCTTTATTGGTTGTTATTATGTTTGAAGACGAAAATAGAGATTTTGCCCCAGAGTTAGGGGGAATATGGCGAGATAATCCTGAAAGGACAGGATTTGAGCCTGAGTTGGGGGGTGAGGTGCGCCAAAAGGGAGTTTATGTGGATGAGGTTAGTTGTATTGGTTGCAAAAACTGCGTTCATGTTGCGTCTAATACCTTTTATATTGAAGACGACCACGGGCGCTCTAGGGTCTATAATCAAAATGGTGATACTGAAGAAATTGTCCAAGAAGCTATCGATACTTGCCCTGTGGATTGTATTCACTGGTTAGACTATACCAAGGTTAAAGAAAAAGAAGCACAAAGAAAGTATCAACAAATAAAACCTCTTGGTTATCCACAGGTATTGAAGTAAAATTGGTGCAGAAAATATGATGCTTCTGTATTTTCTTTATTAGACATCAACTGTATTAAGGCACTTAGGCTCGAAATACGCCTAAAATTCTATATCTAACCTCTGAACATTCACTACATCCGTGAGATTATATTGTAAAGGTGTAATGGTAATATAATCTTCCTTGTTAGCTTGAACATCTGTGGGTAAATCTGGCGGTAGGTAAATATGTTCTGGTTGGTCTAATTCTTCTACTAACTCTCCTGCTAACCAATAATAGGTTTTTCCCCGTGGGTCTTGTCGTTTTTGGAAATTTTCAATATATCTCCTCAAGCCTTGACGAGTGATTTTTACGCCCTTGATGTCTTTTAATGGTATCGCTGGAATATTTACATTCAATAAACTCACTTCTGGCAACGGTTTATTTTTCAATTGGGTAATTAATTTGAGGGCAAAATCAGCGCCCGTCGCAAACTCTTTTACCGTAAAACTGGTTAAACTAAGGGCAATACTGGTAATACCTTCCATCGTACCTTCCATTGCTGCCGCCACTGTGCCAGAATATAGTATATCTGTTCCTAAGTTAGAGCCTTGATTAATGCCAGAGAGAACAAAATCGGGTGCAGTATCTAAAATAGCACTGAGAGCCAGTTTAACGCAATCCGAGGGAGTTCCGGAACAAGACCAAGCTACTATATTAGGATGATACAAACCTTCAATTATATCCGCTCTAATGGGTTGATGGAGGGTTAAACCATGACCAGTAGCTGATCTTTCCCTGTCGGGCGCTACTACGGTTACTTGATGCCCGGCTTGGACAAGATGATTGGCTAAAGTTCTAATGCCGAGGGCAAAAATACCATCATCATTACTGATTAAAATTTTCATATCCCTTGATGAATTATGAATTATGAATTATGAAACTCCCCATCTCCCTTTCTCTACTTAGGTTGCCAATTAGGAATATTGCGCTGTTTACCCCGTGCCACTGCTAAGGCTTGATCTGGCACATCATGGGTAATAACAGAACCTGCACCAATGGTAGCATCTTCGCCAATGGTGACGGGCGCTACAAACACACTATTAGATCCCGTTTTTGTCCCATCCCCTATGACAGTAGGATGTTTTTTTCTGCCATCATAGTTTGCGGTAATCGTTCCAGCACCAATATTAACTCGATTACCCACAGTAGCATCCCCAAGATAGGACAAGTGCGCTACATTGGTATTATTGCCAATGGTACTTTTTTTCAGTTCCACAAAATTACCGAGACGACAATTTTCTCCCACTTCCACAGCGCCCCTCAAATGAGTATAAGGTCCGATGGTCGAATTACTAGCTACCTTACTATCAGTAATTACAGAATAAAAAACTTTGACAGACTCAGCAATGATACTATCTTGAATAAAAGAACCAGGTCCGATATGACAATTAGAACCAACTACTGTATTACCACGCAAATGAGTTTGAGGCTCAATAATTACATCCGTTCCTAACTTCACCGTATCATCAATAGTAATGCTATCAGGATCAATCATGGTGACACCTGCCATCATCCATGCTTCTTTAACTCTTAGTTGAAGAATATCATTAGCCATAGCTAACTGACGACGATCATTAATGCCATTAATTTCGAGGTGGTCTTCCACATCTAAAGCCATTACTGGATTGAGAAAATTCACCACTTCAGTTAAATAATATTCTTGTTGATCATTATTGGTGCTAAGTTTTGGTAAAACTTCTTTTAAAGCATCCCACTTGAAACAGTAAACTCCAGCATTGACACGATTATTTTGTTTTTGTGCGAGAGTGCAATCTCTATCTTCTACAATTTGACTTACTAAATTATTAGAATCACAAAAAACTCGACCATAGCCCTTTGCATCAGGAAGATTAGCGGTTAAAAGAGTTGCTTCGTTGCTTTTTTCTCTATGGGTAGCAACTAATTGAGCGATGGTTTCTGGACGTAATAAAGGCACATCACCATTTAAAACTAATAAATCTCCTGAAAAGTTGGCTAAGGGTTCTATTAACTGTTGAATAGCATGACCTGTACCGAGTTGCTCTGTTTGCTCTACAAATTCTACACCATTTAGATTAGTGAGAGCTTTTTTAATTTTATCCCCTTCATAGCCAATAATAATGGCGGTACGATGGGGGTTAACGAGATTACAAGAAGAAATTGCTCTTTCTACTAGACTTTTGCCCCCCAAAAGATGTAAAACTTTAGGAAGTTGGGATTTCATCCGAGTACCTTTACCGGCGGCGAGAATTGCTACTGCTAACATGAGATATTATGACAATCTTTCGAGGTTGAGTATATCATCAAATCACCTTTTTAAATAAAAATAATCATTAAACATTCTCTTTGTCGTTTTGAACAAAAAGTTTGATGACGTTATCAAGAGGTAATTCTCAACGATTAGCAATTTCAGCGTTGCTGAATCAGGGCATGATGTAGGGAAATTGCTGATGGTAGGTATGAAAAGACTTAAAGTACATCTTCCCCCTGCGAAAAGGACTTGGTAGATTTTTGAATTTGAGATACTGAATCAGTAATGAAACTTAAATGTTTTTCTTTATATTAATTCCTATAGGGTGACTAGCCAATAACAGCACTACCAGTACCTTGAAACATCAACCAAGAAAGAATAAAATTAAATATAAAAATAGTAATCAAAGAAATAACTACTGCTGCTGTGGTTGATTCCCCAACTCCCTTAGCCCCCCCACTGGTAGTCAAGCCCCAATTACAGCCAATTATGGCTACGGAAATACCAAAAACTGCTGATTTTATAAGACAAGCTACTATATCCCAAGTTCCCAGAAAATTACGCACAGAATCAAGAAAAACTTCATAAGGAATTTCATAAATACTATCCGCAACAATTAAACCTCCTGCCATACCTACCACTAAAGAGCAAATGGTTAAAATTGGTAACATTAAACAGCAGGATATTACTCTCGGTATCACTAAATAGTCAACTGGATCAGTCTTGAGTATTTGTAGTGCATCAATTTGTTCAGTTACTTTCATTGTACCGATTTCCGCTGCAAAAGCGCTCCCCACCCTTCCAGCTAATACCACTGCGGTTAAGACAGGTGCTAATTCACGAGTTAAAGCGATGGCTAATACTCCTCCCACGGCGCTAGTTGCCCCAAAATAAATAAATTCGCGCGCTACCTGAATGGTAAATACCATGCCCACAAAAGAAGCGGTAATTAAAGCAATGGGTAATGATGCTGGACCCACAAATGACATTTGTTCTAAGGTATTATTACGATAAATCTTAAACTGTAACAAATGTACTAATATTTGTCCTGTGAGAAAAAGGGCAGAAGTGATGCGGTTAAGTAGTTTATTCATTGATTTTGTAAGTATGCGGGGGAGGGCGCTGTTTTAAACATATTAACAATTGACGTTACCCATTGATTCAAATGTTAAGTTAAGGGAGGTTTCGGGTAGCCAGTGTCAGGCTTCGGGTGTCA
This genomic interval from Cyanobacterium sp. T60_A2020_053 contains the following:
- a CDS encoding DUF2997 domain-containing protein, encoding MTMETLEFIIYPDGRVKEKVTGIEGKSCAEVTAAIEAQLGIVVSSQKTSEYYQENIAITNQNHNKNW
- a CDS encoding TldD/PmbA family protein, with amino-acid sequence MNDYCNQLADLINHYGSKVDFLSIRLENATGSNITLRNGNLETLSETTSIGGQVRACFRGGWGFASFNNLADLKQRVEDAISFARMVGDDKTTLAPVTPVQVSCQLPLTGTNPRLIPLIDKKNLVNNYYNRLKNYHDSITSATVSYYDSEQKIILATSDGSMIEQSWIDSEMRFSATAKQGDLIQTGRETTGTRNGYEDLLNLDAQVESAPRRAVNALNYPSVKGGNYTVVIDPILTGLFVHEAFGHLSEADMAYENPDLLEVMTMGRRFGADFLQIFDGALSQGHRGSYYYDDEGTPATNTQLIKDGVLVGRLHSRETAGKLGESATGNGRCLNYHFPPIVRMTNTWIGRGTTPVKDLFSNIHEGVYARNWLGGMTNGEMFTFTAGEAWMIRDSHIAEPVKNVTLSGNVFKTLANITALGDDFLWDESGGCGKGGQSGLAVGCAGPSLRIDNVVVGGE
- a CDS encoding iron-sulfur cluster assembly accessory protein, with product MAEATISKKGIQLTENALKHVLQLKQQQGNDDLCLRVGVRQGGCSGMSYLMDFENINNMTDIDEVFDYDGFKIICDRKSMLYLYGLVLDYSNALMDGGFKFTNPNATQTCGCGTSFSA
- the glmU gene encoding bifunctional UDP-N-acetylglucosamine diphosphorylase/glucosamine-1-phosphate N-acetyltransferase GlmU: MLAVAILAAGKGTRMKSQLPKVLHLLGGKSLVERAISSCNLVNPHRTAIIIGYEGDKIKKALTNLNGVEFVEQTEQLGTGHAIQQLIEPLANFSGDLLVLNGDVPLLRPETIAQLVATHREKSNEATLLTANLPDAKGYGRVFCDSNNLVSQIVEDRDCTLAQKQNNRVNAGVYCFKWDALKEVLPKLSTNNDQQEYYLTEVVNFLNPVMALDVEDHLEINGINDRRQLAMANDILQLRVKEAWMMAGVTMIDPDSITIDDTVKLGTDVIIEPQTHLRGNTVVGSNCHIGPGSFIQDSIIAESVKVFYSVITDSKVASNSTIGPYTHLRGAVEVGENCRLGNFVELKKSTIGNNTNVAHLSYLGDATVGNRVNIGAGTITANYDGRKKHPTVIGDGTKTGSNSVFVAPVTIGEDATIGAGSVITHDVPDQALAVARGKQRNIPNWQPK
- a CDS encoding DUF1257 domain-containing protein encodes the protein MSHFSSIKTKIRNLTSLKSALKDLDIDWKEGPAPVRGYQGQTNEAQLVITQENNYDIGFSWNGSEYELVADLQYWQQPWTVDGFLQRVTQGYALHTVLSESSQQGFNVTEKQKNEDGSIRLVVQRWS
- the surE gene encoding 5'/3'-nucleotidase SurE, translating into MKILISNDDGIFALGIRTLANHLVQAGHQVTVVAPDRERSATGHGLTLHQPIRADIIEGLYHPNIVAWSCSGTPSDCVKLALSAILDTAPDFVLSGINQGSNLGTDILYSGTVAAAMEGTMEGITSIALSLTSFTVKEFATGADFALKLITQLKNKPLPEVSLLNVNIPAIPLKDIKGVKITRQGLRRYIENFQKRQDPRGKTYYWLAGELVEELDQPEHIYLPPDLPTDVQANKEDYITITPLQYNLTDVVNVQRLDIEF
- a CDS encoding ferredoxin — its product is MFEDENRDFAPELGGIWRDNPERTGFEPELGGEVRQKGVYVDEVSCIGCKNCVHVASNTFYIEDDHGRSRVYNQNGDTEEIVQEAIDTCPVDCIHWLDYTKVKEKEAQRKYQQIKPLGYPQVLK
- a CDS encoding MlaE family lipid ABC transporter permease subunit, with the translated sequence MNKLLNRITSALFLTGQILVHLLQFKIYRNNTLEQMSFVGPASLPIALITASFVGMVFTIQVAREFIYFGATSAVGGVLAIALTRELAPVLTAVVLAGRVGSAFAAEIGTMKVTEQIDALQILKTDPVDYLVIPRVISCCLMLPILTICSLVVGMAGGLIVADSIYEIPYEVFLDSVRNFLGTWDIVACLIKSAVFGISVAIIGCNWGLTTSGGAKGVGESTTAAVVISLITIFIFNFILSWLMFQGTGSAVIG